The DNA segment ccctcATGATGAGTGTACAACGGCGTTTATGACCGAGACGACctgttattgctataaggtgatgtcgTTCGGTTGAAGAACGCGAGTGCCACctatcagaggttgatggatagggtCCTTGCACCGATGTTGGGTAGGAATGTGCAggcctacgtggatgatatggtggtgacctcgCAGGGGAAGGGTCAGCATGTATCAGATTTGTAGGAGCTATTCTTTACGATAGCCAAATACCGTTTAAAGTTGAACCCTGAGAAATGTGTGTTTGGGGTCCAGgcgggtaagttcttgggttttctacTCATTGAGCGTGGGAAAGAAGCAAATCCCGACAAGTGTGCGGCAATCCTCGCCTTGAGTAGCCCAGCCtcggtgaaggaagttcaacagctGACAGGGTGGTTGGCGGCCCTGTCTAGGTTTGTGTCTGCTGGAGGGGATAAGGGTCATCCTTACTTCCAGTGCTTACGAAGGAATAGCCGGTTCGTGTGGACCGAGGAGTGTGAGGCAGcgttcctcaagttgaaggagtatctggctgCCCCccagtgttgtgcaagccacaaATTGGCGTGCCGCTTCGGTTGTATTTTGTTGTAATGGAGCGGGCGATCAACTTGGTTCTCGTCCAACGGCATGACCAGGTACAAAGACCGATCTACTTTGTAAGTAAGGTGCTACAAGGACTAGAGGCAAGGTATCAGGTCATTGAGAAGGCGACCTTGGCCGTAGTGTTCTCGGCCAGGAGGGttcgccattacttccagagcttcacagTGGTAGTAATGACGGACCTCCCCATCCGAAAAGTGCTGCAGAAATCGGATGTagctggaagaatggtgcgctgggctgTGGAGCTCTCTGAGTTTGATGTGCAGTATGAGACCCGGGGCCCCATAAAGGGTCAAATTTATGCGGACTTTGTGGCAGAGATCTCCCCAGGGAATGAGCAGTCTGAGGAGGAGATCAGCTTCAGGTGGGTGCTCTCTGTTGATGGGTCCTCCAATCAACAGGGCAGCGGAGCTGGCATTATCTTGGAGGTGCCGAACGGGTTGTGGATCGCGCAAGCCCTaaggttcgccttcaaggcgAGTAACAACCAGGTGGAGTATGAAGCCCTCATAGTTAGGATGCTCTTGGCCAAGAGATGGGTACGCAAATTTTGTTGGCAAAGAGTGATTCTCAACTAGTGATGGGTCAGGTGACCGGAGAGTACCAAGCCAAGGATCCACAGATGGTTGCGTACTTAAGTTATGTGCAGGTTTTGAAAGGGGTGTTCGCAGTGTTTGAGCTAGTGCATGTCCCTGGGGAACAGGTTTTGAAAGGGGTGTTCGCAGTGTTTGAGCTAGTACATGTCCCTGGGGAACAGAATGCCCgtgctgacctgctcgccaagctcgccagctcaggcaaggggggaaggcagaggttAGTTATACAGGAAACTCTCAAAACCCCGCGAGCGTTCGTGGCGGATAATATGGTAGGCGTCCTCCAAGTCGGTTCGTCAAGGAAAGGGGTGAGGAGTCATCAGTCGCTAACCCAGGAAACGTTGAGGGCGCCCAGTGTGAGTGCATATCTGGACTCACTAGAAGGAGAAAACCCCATGCAGGTATGCGTGCTGGAGAAGGGGGACacgtggatgacgccctataggcGCTACCTTGCCGATGGGATACTTTCAGTGGAGCCCGAGGagggcaagaagataaagaagaactctgcAAGATATACCCTCATGGATGGAGAACTgttcaggcatgggttcacacacccaatTTTGATGTTCGTGAGCGCAGAACAGTGTACCCAAATCATGTCCGAGCTCCACGAGGGGATCTGTGGGTGGGAGTCATGGTGGTAGATACTTGGCGTTGAAGGTTTTCCGCgtagggtactactggccaacgttAAGAGAAGACTGCGTGAGATACGCCCAgcggtgcaagcagtgccaactgCATGGCGACTGACACAAGgtgccgccagaagagttgagGTCAAtttatagcccgtggcctttccacacatggggaattgacattctggggcccttcccATCCCGTTGGCAATAAGACAGTACTTGATAGTTGctatcgagtacttcacgaagtggattgaagcataGCCGATGGTGTAGATCACCGCCCACAAAGTACAACacttttgtgtggaagaacatcgtgtgtcgtTTCGGTGTGCCGAGGCGCCttgtctccgacaatggcacgcAGTTTGCAAATCAGCAGTTGGGTAAGCTATGTGCGAAGGTAGGcataaagcaggtgttcgcatctgTTGAGCACCCCTAGACGAACGGGTAGGTGGAGTCTGCCAACAGAATTTTTCTCAGAGGACTGAAgaggaggctcgagaaagcTAAGGGAACGTGGGCATAAGAGGTACCCaggattgtgtgggcttaccacaccacacCTCAGTCCTCAACGAAGGACACGCCCTTCACCCTGGTGTATGGGTCATatgcgatgatcccagttgagATTCAAGAAAGATCGCCACGTTTCAAGAGTTTTGTGGCTGAGGAGTCCAAtgaggagagaaaggtgaacctggacttATTGGATGAGGTCAGAGAGGAGGCGAGGataaaagctgaagcggtgaagagaagggtggaacaccataacaactccaagataaagcCCCGCCAGTTCCAAGTTGCCGACCTAGTTATggggaaagctcacccataccaCTTGGAGaacaaaggggtccatgtggacaaaacaaaggtgatggccattcaaaattggcctacaccgaaaacCTTGAATGAGGTATGAAGTttccatggacttgcttctttctatagaagatttgtcccaaactttggtaccattgccgcacctctCAATGACATAATGAAAAGAatgtggtctttcaatgggggaaagcacaacaaaaagcttttgaaactttgaaagtaaaattgactaatgctcccatcttggcccttcctaatttcactaagacatttgagattgagtgtgatgcttcaagcataggtattggggttgttctccttcaagagggccaccccatagcctattttagtgagaaattgaaaggaagtcatctcaattattccacttatgataaagaattatatgcacttgttagggctttgtttacttggcaacactatctttttcccaaagagtttgtgatacatagtgatcatgaatctcttaagtatttgaaaagccaaaacaagcttaacaagaggcatgctaattgggtggaattcattgagcaatttccttatgtgatcaaacacaagcaaggcaaagtaaacattgttgcggatgcactttctagaagatacactttgctaaatcttttaagctctCAATATTTTGGTTTAgatcacattaaggatctttatcatgatgaccttgatttttctcttacctatcaagagtgtcttaagggaggacacaaagacttttttatacaagatggctttctttttaaaggaaaacgtctttgtgttcctcaatgctctattagattatctcttgttagagaagctcatgaggagggtttaatgggtcactttggggttgctaaaactttggatatgttgcatgaacatttcttttggcctcatatgcataaacatgttaatagtttgtgtgataaatgcatagcttgccgcaaagctaagtctaaaatgcatccccatggtttatatactcctcttcttgtcccttcaatgccttgggatgatatatctatggatttcatcttaggattacccaagataTCAAatggaaaggactccatttttgtggtagtggatcgtttttcaaagatggctcactttattccttgccataAAGTGGATGacgcatgccacattgcaaacctcttcttccaagaagtggttcgtttgcatgggatccctagatctatagtgtccgatagagatcccaagttcttgagtcacttttggaagaccttgtggggtaagcttgggactaagcttttattttctaccacttgccacccacaaactgatggtcaaaccgaggtggtgaatagaactttgggacaactattgagatgttttatttcggggaatcctagagtgtgggagaatttactaccccatgttgagtttgcatataatcgtgtagtaaattctaccacctcacattctccttttgaggttgtctatgggtttaaccccttaacacctcttgatcttcttcctattccccttcttggagatgtcttgtgcaaagatggggatgaaaaagcttcttttgtgaaaactttgcataaagacatcaagaagagaattgagaagaaggttggcaagtatgctgaacttgccaataaaaggagaaaagcattgttgtttgatgagggcgattgggtttggcttcatttgaggaaggatcgttttcctactcaagggaagtccaaactaatgcctcgtggggatggacctttccaagtcctcaaaaggattaatgacaatgcttatgagttagatatgcctgatacattcttaggtagtcatacttttaatgtcagcgatctaactcctttttctgtaggtctccagaattcgtggtcgaattctctccaactcggggagtataatggagatcaagctcaagtggacatggaggccaatcatcaagagcaagaagaggttgaggctcaagtggaggacgcccatggaggtcaaagcccacctcaaaggcttacaagaagcatgttcaaagctttaggagctaatggacgtttattttctctttttgtaatttctttgtgtgaaggtgcttaagagggaaacattagaaacctcttttgttaaagcatctttaggtccttagttaggagtattagggggggtgcgttagtagataggtgtaggagtaactagggaggtgccaaagtgagagagaaggtcacaccttcttcatgaccatagttggcgccactttcattagtttttggggggaattttgaatttaatttgccttgcatttcagcacctctaggctataaattaaggtgttgcccttgtacatttc comes from the Phaseolus vulgaris cultivar G19833 chromosome 8, P. vulgaris v2.0, whole genome shotgun sequence genome and includes:
- the LOC137824863 gene encoding uncharacterized protein; the encoded protein is MGQVTGEYQAKDPQMVAYLSYVQVLKGVFAVFELVHVPGEQVLKGVFAVFELVHVPGEQNARADLLAKLASSGKGGRQRLVIQETLKTPRAFVADNMVGVLQVGSSRKGVRSHQSLTQETLRAPSVSAYLDSLEGENPMQVCVLEKGDTWMTPYRRYLADGILSVEPEEGKKIKKNSARYTLMDGELFRHGFTHPILMFVSAEQCTQIMSELHEGICGWESWW